One stretch of Ooceraea biroi isolate clonal line C1 chromosome 4, Obir_v5.4, whole genome shotgun sequence DNA includes these proteins:
- the LOC105280372 gene encoding lysM and putative peptidoglycan-binding domain-containing protein 3, with translation MPQKLVNSMFEEQKSARQMIHQRGREGSPYYVFLHSDDESSTDEDNIPLQAIKRSTSGRKIQVINIQVKPEDTLQALALRYRCTISELKRINKIDKENEIYAKPYIKIPVQPFSILTETLPESYQGNAAIAVQCQDESLVKEEEQLIDLGGTSTEISNKEINTIILNSVCEPLSSYNSANLPELCHTEHDRLLSDTEHMEIVESCETDIFKCSGDNWGLSWMQLLVFSLLLGFAGPIIYIYYIAEYSSKANATASD, from the exons ATGCCACAAAAGCTAGTAAACTCAATGTTTGAGGAGCAGAAAAGTGCTAG aCAAATGATCCATCAACGTGGAAGAGAAGGTTCGCcctattatgtatttttacacTCGGACGACGAAAGTAGCACGGACGAGGATAACATTCCTCTACAAGCTATTAAACGATCCACATCGGGTCGCAAAATTCAGGTGATTAATATACAAGTAAAACCTGAAGATACTTTGCAGGCATTAGCTCTTCGGTACAGATGTACG ATATCCGAATTGAaacgtattaataaaattgacaaGGAAAATGAGATATATGCTAAACCTTATATTAAGATTCCCGTACAACCGTTTTCCATTTTAACGGAGACACTGCCTGAAAGCTATCAAGGCAATGCTGCTATTGCTGTACAATGTCAAGATGAATCGCTGGTGAAAGAAGAAGAGCAACTGATAGACTTAGGTGGTACGAGCACAGAAATCTCAAATAaggaaattaatacaattatattaaattcggTGTGCGAACCTTTGTCATCCTACAATAGTGCCAATTTACCAGAACTTTGTCACACGGAGCACGACCGTTTGCTCAGTGATACAGAACATATGGAAATAGTGGAATCCTGTGAAACAGATATATTCAAGTGTTCTGGAGACAATTGGGGATTGTCCTGGATGCAGCTTCTCGTGTTTTCGTTACTGTTAGGTTTTGCAGGGcctatcatatatatatattatatagctGAATATTCATCTAAGGCAAATGCAACTGCGAGTGACTGA
- the LOC105280379 gene encoding 40S ribosomal protein S11, which produces MADQSERAFQKQPTIFLNRKKGLGPKRKKPMRYSRNVGLGFKTPREALEGTYIDKKCPFTGNVSIRGRILTGVVQKMKMQRTIVIRRDYLHYIRKYNRFEKRHRNMSVHLSPCFRDVEIGDVVTIGECRPLSKTVRFNVLKVSKGTGSKKSFKKF; this is translated from the exons ATGGCTGATCAG AGTGAACGTGCGTTTCAAAAACAACCCACGATCTTTCTTAATCGTAAGAAAGGTCTGGGCCCAAAGCGCAAGAAGCCCATGAGGTACAGCCGCAATGTCGGGCTTGGCTTCAAAACGCCTCGTGAG GCGCTGGAGGGAACTTACATCGATAAGAAGTGTCCGTTCACTGGTAACGTATCGATCAGAGGACGCATTCTTACTGGCGTTGTACAGAAGATGAAGATGCAACGTACCATTGTTATACGCAGGGATTATCTGCATTATATTAGAAAGTACAACCGGTTTGAGAAACGTCATCGCAACATGAGTGTCCATCTTAGTCCTTGCTTCAG GGACGTAGAAATTGGTGATGTAGTCACCATTGGAGAATGCAGACCCTTGAGCAAGACAGTAAGGTTTAATGTATTGAAGGTTTCAAAAGGAACAGGATCAAAGAAGAGTTTCAAGAAGttctaa
- the LOC105280365 gene encoding cytochrome c oxidase assembly factor 5, with the protein MMRYEEEGETLKDKTRCANIRADLKMCLLESDCCKIHKRTPKECLKTYDGTVPEKCYALRNVFFDCKHSIIDGRRRFRGPKGY; encoded by the exons atgatgCGATACGAGGAAGAAGGCGAAACATTGAAGGATAAAACGCGTTGCGCAAACATACGCGCTGATTTAAAAATGTGTTTGCTCGAAAGCGATTGCTGTAAAATT CATAAGCGTACTCCCAAGGAATGCCTTAAAACATACGATGGCACGGTACCTGAGAAATGTTACGCCTTGCGCAATGTATTTTTTGACTGCAAACATTCTATA ATTGATGGCAGACGACGCTTTAGAGGTCCTAAAGGATACTGA